One part of the Methylobacterium mesophilicum SR1.6/6 genome encodes these proteins:
- a CDS encoding outer membrane protein, with the protein MKKLLLASTVLVATTAAVSAADLPRRAAPPPVFTPVPVFTWTGFYFGVNAGYGFDASSRNTSNYALPAGSLINSPGTNGVVSVNNRSNNDGFSGGAQIGYNYQFTPGSGVVIGFEADAQYVDFARRADATQNYAFGGPSTGIAFAPPRAYVATSGNGLDYFGTVRGRLGYAFDRTLVYGTGGFAYGSGQDDQNFAGNRFRDSFRTGWAAGGGIEYALPTDSFLNFFRSSAVTLKVEGLYVSLDRQKNTAGGVFYGNLLPPNGTAYLNGAAAKTEFAVVRAGLNYKFGSY; encoded by the coding sequence ATGAAGAAGCTTCTCCTCGCCTCAACGGTGCTTGTCGCCACCACCGCGGCCGTGTCCGCCGCGGATCTGCCGCGCCGCGCCGCCCCGCCGCCCGTGTTCACCCCCGTCCCGGTCTTCACCTGGACCGGATTCTACTTCGGTGTGAACGCCGGCTACGGCTTCGATGCCAGCAGCCGCAACACCTCCAACTACGCGCTGCCGGCCGGCTCGCTGATCAACTCGCCCGGCACCAACGGCGTCGTCAGCGTCAACAACCGCAGCAACAATGACGGGTTCAGCGGCGGCGCGCAGATCGGCTACAACTATCAGTTCACGCCGGGCTCGGGCGTCGTGATCGGCTTCGAGGCCGACGCCCAGTACGTCGACTTCGCCCGCCGCGCCGACGCGACGCAGAACTACGCCTTCGGCGGCCCCAGCACGGGCATCGCCTTCGCGCCGCCGCGCGCCTACGTCGCCACCAGCGGCAACGGCCTCGACTACTTCGGCACCGTGCGCGGCCGCCTCGGCTACGCCTTCGACCGCACCCTCGTGTACGGCACCGGCGGCTTCGCCTACGGCTCCGGCCAGGACGACCAGAACTTCGCCGGCAATCGGTTCCGTGACAGCTTCCGCACCGGCTGGGCGGCAGGCGGCGGCATCGAGTACGCGCTGCCCACCGACTCCTTCCTGAACTTCTTCCGCTCCTCGGCCGTGACGCTCAAGGTCGAAGGCCTGTACGTCAGCCTCGACCGGCAGAAGAACACCGCCGGTGGTGTCTTCTACGGCAACCTGCTCCCCCCGAACGGCACCGCCTATCTCAACGGCGCCGCGGCCAAGACCGAGTTCGCCGTCGTCCGCGCCGGCCTGAACTACAAGTTCGGCTCGTACTGA
- a CDS encoding PRC-barrel domain-containing protein, with the protein MRSHILLASLAAIGLAIAPALAQDATVIGRDTVLPGTGPGTATDGNSVGRLMEAPNAEEAAKRQGLKPATFLTSKMIGVTVRNAAGENVGTIEDLLITDGGTFKAVVIDVSGFLGLGGKRIAVEPGALVLRPGGDRFSAVLNMSKDTVAAAQPFDPAKVIPAPR; encoded by the coding sequence ATGCGCAGCCACATCCTTCTCGCATCGCTGGCGGCCATCGGCCTCGCGATTGCACCAGCCCTGGCCCAGGACGCCACCGTGATCGGCCGCGACACGGTGCTGCCGGGAACCGGTCCGGGCACCGCCACGGACGGCAACAGCGTCGGCCGATTGATGGAGGCCCCGAACGCCGAGGAGGCCGCCAAGCGTCAGGGTCTGAAGCCCGCCACCTTCCTCACCTCGAAGATGATCGGCGTGACGGTGCGCAATGCGGCGGGCGAGAACGTCGGCACGATCGAAGATCTCCTGATCACCGACGGCGGGACCTTCAAGGCGGTGGTCATCGACGTGAGCGGGTTCCTCGGGCTCGGCGGCAAGCGGATCGCGGTAGAGCCCGGCGCTCTCGTGCTGCGTCCGGGCGGGGACCGGTTCTCGGCGGTCCTCAACATGAGCAAGGACACGGTGGCGGCGGCCCAGCCGTTCGATCCCGCGAAGGTAATCCCGGCGCCCCGATAG
- the parE gene encoding DNA topoisomerase IV subunit B → MSDPARDLFGPGGKASAVRPAEPRRRLDASASVTALASAAPEAGYTASDIEVLEGLEPVRRRPGMYIGGTDERALHHLFAEVIDNSMDEAVAGHASFIEVELEETGALVVTDNGRGIPVDPHPKFPGKSALEVIMTTLHAGGKFDSKVYETSGGLHGVGISVVNALSDLLEVEVARNQTLYRQTFSRGHAQGALELVGRVQNRRGTRVRFHPDAEIFGSLKFDPRRLFKMARSKAYLFGGVEIRWRCAPALLEGLEDVPPEAVHRFPDGLRDYLARDIDGKELVTEAMFSGKITKPGSHGSLEWAVAWMVAEDGISHSYCNTIPTPEGGTHEAGLRVALLRGLREHAERVNQAKRMTAVTTDDVMATCASMLSVFIREPEFQGQTKDKLATVEAQRIVETAVRDAFDHWLAASPAQANKLLDWVIDRAEERLRRRQEKEVARKSATRKLRLPGKLADCSAAGTAGSEIFIVEGDSAGGSAKQARDRATQAILPLRGKILNVASASRDKLGANQLISDLTLALGCGTGSAFREADLRYEKVIIMTDADVDGAHIASLLITFFYRQMPKLIDRGHLYLAIPPLYRLQQGSKVAYARDDADRERIIKTVFKNGKVEIGRFKGLGEMMPAQLKETTMDPKKRTLLRVAVLDEARESTGDTVERLMGNKPEARFAFISERAAFAEGADLDI, encoded by the coding sequence GTGAGCGACCCGGCGCGCGACCTGTTCGGACCCGGCGGAAAGGCGTCCGCCGTCCGCCCGGCCGAGCCGCGGCGGCGCCTGGACGCCTCGGCTTCGGTGACCGCGCTCGCATCGGCTGCGCCGGAGGCAGGGTACACCGCCTCCGACATCGAGGTTCTGGAGGGGCTGGAGCCCGTCCGGCGTCGCCCCGGCATGTATATCGGCGGCACCGACGAGCGAGCCCTGCACCACCTCTTCGCCGAAGTGATCGACAACTCCATGGACGAGGCGGTGGCGGGTCACGCCAGCTTCATCGAGGTGGAGCTGGAGGAGACCGGCGCACTCGTCGTCACCGACAACGGCCGCGGCATCCCGGTCGACCCGCACCCGAAATTCCCCGGCAAGTCGGCGCTCGAGGTCATCATGACCACGCTGCATGCCGGCGGTAAGTTCGACTCGAAGGTCTACGAGACCTCGGGCGGGCTGCACGGCGTCGGCATCTCGGTGGTCAACGCCCTCTCCGACCTGCTGGAGGTCGAGGTGGCGCGCAACCAGACGCTCTACCGCCAGACGTTCTCGCGCGGTCACGCGCAGGGGGCCTTGGAACTGGTCGGCCGGGTCCAGAACCGCCGGGGCACGCGGGTCCGTTTCCATCCGGACGCCGAGATCTTCGGATCGCTGAAGTTCGATCCGCGCCGCCTGTTCAAGATGGCACGCTCGAAGGCCTACCTGTTCGGCGGCGTCGAGATCCGCTGGCGCTGCGCCCCCGCCCTGCTCGAAGGGCTGGAGGACGTGCCGCCGGAGGCCGTGCACCGCTTCCCCGACGGGCTGCGCGACTACCTCGCCCGGGACATCGACGGCAAGGAACTCGTCACCGAGGCGATGTTCTCCGGCAAGATCACCAAGCCGGGCTCGCACGGCTCGCTCGAATGGGCGGTGGCCTGGATGGTCGCCGAGGACGGGATCTCGCATTCCTACTGCAACACGATCCCGACGCCCGAGGGCGGCACCCACGAGGCCGGCCTGCGTGTCGCGCTGCTGCGCGGCTTGCGGGAGCACGCCGAGCGGGTGAACCAAGCCAAGCGCATGACGGCGGTGACCACCGACGACGTCATGGCGACCTGCGCGTCGATGCTCTCGGTGTTCATCCGCGAGCCGGAGTTCCAGGGCCAGACCAAGGACAAGCTCGCCACCGTGGAGGCGCAGCGCATCGTCGAGACGGCGGTGCGCGACGCCTTCGACCATTGGCTCGCCGCCTCCCCGGCCCAGGCCAACAAGCTGCTCGACTGGGTGATCGACCGGGCGGAGGAGCGCCTGCGCCGCCGCCAGGAGAAGGAGGTCGCCCGCAAGAGCGCGACGCGCAAGCTCCGCCTGCCCGGCAAGCTGGCCGACTGCTCGGCGGCCGGCACCGCGGGCTCGGAGATCTTCATCGTCGAGGGCGACTCGGCCGGCGGCTCGGCCAAGCAGGCCCGGGACCGGGCGACCCAGGCGATCCTGCCGCTGCGCGGCAAGATCCTCAACGTCGCCTCGGCCTCGCGCGACAAGCTCGGCGCCAACCAGCTGATCTCGGATCTCACCCTGGCGCTCGGATGCGGCACCGGCTCGGCCTTCCGCGAGGCGGACCTTCGCTACGAGAAGGTGATCATCATGACGGACGCCGACGTGGACGGCGCCCATATCGCCTCGCTGCTGATCACATTCTTCTACCGCCAGATGCCGAAGCTGATCGACCGCGGGCACCTCTACCTCGCGATCCCGCCGCTCTACCGGCTGCAGCAGGGCTCGAAGGTGGCGTATGCCCGGGACGACGCGGATCGCGAGCGCATCATCAAGACGGTGTTCAAGAACGGCAAGGTCGAGATCGGGCGGTTCAAGGGCCTCGGCGAGATGATGCCGGCCCAGCTCAAGGAGACCACCATGGACCCGAAGAAGCGCACGCTCCTGCGCGTCGCGGTCCTCGACGAGGCCCGGGAATCCACCGGCGACACGGTGGAGCGCCTGATGGGCAACAAGCCCGAGGCGCGCTTCGCCTTCATCAGCGAGCGCGCGGCCTTCGCCGAAGGGGCCGATCTCGACATCTGA
- the topA gene encoding type I DNA topoisomerase has product MKVVVVESPAKAKTINKYLGRDYEVIASFGHIRDLPPKDGSVDPEQDFHMVWELADRGASRVSEIAKAVKGADKLILATDPDREGEAISWHVLEALTARKALKGIPVERVTFNAITKASVEQAMRKPREIDQALVDAYLARRALDYLVGFNLSPVLWRKLPGARSAGRVQSVALRLVVEREMEIERFKPREYWTLIATLTTADGATFEARLVGADGKRIQRLDVGTGDEAAAFKRDLELATFQVASVEAKPAKRHPQPPFTTSTLQQEASRKLGMAPAQTMRVAQRLYEGVDIGGETVGIITYMRTDGVDMAPEAIQDARRVIGKEFGDRYVPDVPRKYSVKAKNAQEAHEAVRPTDMGRLPRMVARHLEPEQARLYELIWTRTMASQMESAELERTTVDVTAKVGPRTIDLRATGQVVKFDGFLALYQEGKDDEEDEESRRLPPMKAGDPLTRERISSTQHFTEPPPRYSEASLVKRMEELGIGRPSTYAAVLQTLRDREYVKLEKKRLQPEDKGRLVTGFLESFFRRYVEYDFTAGLEEQLDRVSNAEIDWRAVLRDFWRDFSAAIGETKELRVADVLEALNGLLGPHIFPDKGDGSNPRTCPTCGSGQLSLKLGKFGAFIGCSNYPECKYTRQLSASGVEGEGDGSSAEGGQPGVRVLGDDPATGLPVTLRDGRFGPFLQLGEASTEKGAEKPKRSSLPKGLSPSDVDLNKALALLALPREVARHPETGEPILANLGRFGPYVQHGKTYANLGRDDDVLEIGGNRAIDLIVAKEQGGGRGRPAADPGRPLGKDEASGRDLVVKAGKYGPYVTDGEVNATLPKSLSAEALTLDEAIALVNAKRASGGGKPAKRGAVRKSSARAAGGDKPAAKKTTAKKPAAKKAAAKKSSSG; this is encoded by the coding sequence ATGAAAGTCGTCGTCGTCGAGTCGCCGGCCAAAGCCAAGACGATCAATAAGTATCTCGGTCGCGACTATGAAGTCATCGCCTCCTTCGGGCATATCCGCGACCTGCCGCCCAAGGACGGCTCGGTGGATCCCGAGCAGGACTTCCACATGGTCTGGGAGCTGGCCGACCGCGGGGCGAGCCGGGTCTCGGAGATCGCCAAGGCGGTCAAGGGCGCCGACAAGCTGATTCTCGCCACCGACCCGGATCGCGAGGGCGAGGCGATCTCCTGGCACGTGCTGGAGGCACTCACCGCCCGCAAGGCGCTCAAGGGCATCCCGGTCGAGCGCGTGACCTTCAACGCCATCACCAAGGCGTCGGTCGAGCAGGCGATGCGCAAGCCGCGGGAGATCGACCAGGCGCTGGTCGACGCCTACCTGGCGCGCCGGGCGCTCGACTACCTCGTGGGCTTCAACCTCTCGCCGGTCCTGTGGCGCAAGCTCCCCGGCGCCCGCTCGGCGGGGCGCGTGCAGTCGGTGGCGCTCCGCCTCGTCGTCGAGCGCGAGATGGAGATCGAGCGGTTCAAGCCGCGTGAGTACTGGACGCTCATCGCCACCCTGACGACCGCCGACGGCGCGACCTTCGAGGCGCGCCTCGTGGGCGCCGACGGCAAGCGCATCCAGCGCCTCGACGTCGGCACCGGCGACGAGGCCGCCGCCTTCAAGCGCGATTTGGAGCTCGCGACCTTCCAGGTGGCGAGCGTCGAGGCGAAGCCCGCCAAGCGCCACCCGCAGCCGCCCTTCACGACCTCGACCCTCCAGCAGGAGGCATCGCGAAAGCTCGGGATGGCGCCGGCCCAGACCATGCGGGTCGCCCAGCGCCTCTACGAGGGCGTCGACATCGGCGGCGAGACGGTCGGCATCATCACCTACATGCGGACCGACGGCGTCGACATGGCGCCTGAGGCGATCCAGGACGCCCGCCGGGTGATCGGCAAGGAGTTCGGCGACCGCTACGTGCCGGACGTGCCGCGCAAGTACAGCGTCAAGGCCAAGAACGCCCAGGAGGCCCACGAGGCGGTGCGCCCCACCGACATGGGCCGCCTGCCCAGGATGGTCGCCCGCCACCTCGAGCCCGAGCAGGCCCGGCTCTACGAGCTGATCTGGACCCGCACCATGGCGAGCCAGATGGAATCGGCCGAGCTGGAGCGCACCACCGTCGACGTCACCGCCAAGGTCGGGCCGCGCACGATCGACCTGCGCGCCACCGGCCAAGTGGTGAAGTTCGACGGTTTCCTCGCGCTCTACCAGGAGGGCAAGGACGACGAGGAGGACGAGGAGAGCCGTCGCCTGCCGCCCATGAAGGCCGGCGACCCGCTCACCCGCGAGCGGATCAGCTCGACCCAGCACTTCACCGAGCCGCCGCCGCGCTACTCCGAGGCGAGCCTCGTGAAGCGCATGGAGGAACTCGGCATCGGCCGGCCCTCGACCTACGCGGCGGTGCTGCAGACCCTGCGCGACCGCGAATATGTGAAGCTCGAAAAGAAGCGGCTGCAGCCGGAGGACAAGGGGCGGCTCGTCACGGGCTTCCTCGAGAGCTTCTTCCGCCGCTACGTCGAGTACGACTTCACCGCCGGCCTCGAGGAGCAGCTCGACCGCGTCTCCAATGCCGAGATCGACTGGCGGGCGGTTTTGCGCGACTTCTGGCGCGACTTCTCGGCGGCGATCGGCGAGACCAAGGAGCTGCGCGTCGCCGACGTGCTGGAGGCGCTGAACGGCCTCCTCGGGCCGCACATCTTCCCCGACAAGGGCGACGGCTCGAACCCGCGCACCTGCCCGACCTGCGGCTCCGGCCAGCTCTCGCTGAAGCTCGGGAAGTTCGGCGCCTTCATCGGCTGCTCCAACTACCCGGAATGCAAGTACACCCGCCAGCTCTCGGCCTCGGGCGTCGAGGGTGAGGGCGACGGCTCCTCGGCCGAGGGCGGGCAGCCGGGCGTGCGCGTGCTGGGCGACGATCCGGCGACCGGCCTGCCCGTGACGCTCCGCGACGGCCGCTTCGGTCCGTTCCTGCAGCTCGGCGAGGCCTCGACCGAGAAGGGCGCGGAGAAGCCGAAGCGCTCGTCGCTGCCGAAGGGGCTCAGCCCGTCGGACGTGGATCTGAACAAGGCGCTCGCGCTCCTGGCGCTCCCCCGCGAGGTCGCGCGCCACCCCGAGACCGGCGAGCCGATCCTGGCCAATCTCGGCCGGTTCGGGCCCTACGTGCAGCACGGGAAGACCTACGCCAATCTCGGGCGTGACGACGACGTGCTGGAGATCGGCGGCAACCGCGCCATCGACCTCATCGTCGCCAAGGAGCAGGGCGGCGGCCGCGGCCGTCCGGCCGCCGATCCGGGCCGGCCGCTCGGCAAGGACGAGGCCAGCGGCCGCGACCTCGTGGTCAAGGCCGGCAAGTACGGGCCCTACGTCACGGACGGCGAGGTGAACGCCACGCTGCCGAAGAGCCTCAGTGCCGAGGCGCTGACCCTCGATGAGGCGATCGCCCTGGTGAATGCCAAGCGCGCTTCCGGTGGCGGCAAGCCGGCCAAGCGCGGCGCGGTCCGGAAGAGTTCGGCGCGTGCCGCGGGCGGCGACAAGCCGGCGGCGAAGAAGACGACAGCGAAGAAGCCCGCGGCCAAGAAGGCGGCGGCGAAGAAGTCGAGTTCCGGCTGA
- a CDS encoding BrnA antitoxin family protein, translating into MDAHVITPEEYDEIPKLTDAMLARADFYIGDRLVRRDPPDRMDGPVVIGLLPEVVAHFRAQGPGWQARINAVLMETIERERGEIPR; encoded by the coding sequence GTGGACGCGCACGTGATCACGCCAGAGGAGTACGACGAGATCCCCAAGTTGACCGACGCGATGCTCGCGCGCGCCGACTTCTATATCGGCGACCGCCTCGTGCGGCGCGACCCGCCTGACAGGATGGACGGACCGGTCGTGATCGGTCTCCTTCCGGAGGTGGTCGCTCATTTTCGTGCCCAGGGGCCCGGTTGGCAGGCCCGCATCAACGCGGTGTTGATGGAGACGATCGAGCGCGAGCGCGGGGAGATACCGCGTTGA
- a CDS encoding molybdopterin-dependent oxidoreductase, which translates to MILHRRKLLTTGAGLMGTALLGGCDRFAGTETGQRTLKIGEDANAYVQRLLMSPTTLAREFPASMISPWFKPNGTIDPPDRAYRALAARTFSDFKLTVDGLVQTPLSLSLADLRALPARTQITRHDCVEGWSCIGQWAGVPLAEVLKKAGLKPQARFAVFHCADTLEYAGRQDGATLLRPGHPGAVRDGYVQLAAAEDWGGAPTATDAPKDDWGQGSPAAEPEDKRIPIRYYESIDLYDAFNPQTILAYDLNGKPLPVSNGAPLRLRVERQLGYKQAKYVMRVEMVESLAGIGQGGGGYWEDRGYEWYAGI; encoded by the coding sequence ATGATCCTCCACCGCCGCAAGCTCCTGACCACCGGCGCCGGGCTGATGGGCACCGCCCTGCTCGGCGGTTGCGACCGCTTCGCCGGGACCGAGACCGGTCAGCGCACCCTCAAGATTGGAGAGGACGCCAACGCGTACGTCCAGCGCCTGCTGATGTCGCCCACGACCCTGGCGCGGGAATTCCCGGCCTCGATGATCTCGCCCTGGTTCAAGCCGAACGGCACCATCGACCCGCCGGACCGCGCCTATCGGGCGCTGGCGGCGCGGACATTCTCGGACTTCAAGCTGACGGTGGACGGGCTCGTGCAGACGCCGCTCTCGCTCAGCCTCGCGGATCTGCGCGCCCTGCCGGCGCGGACGCAGATCACCCGTCACGATTGCGTGGAGGGCTGGAGCTGCATCGGCCAATGGGCCGGCGTGCCGCTCGCCGAGGTTCTGAAGAAGGCCGGGCTGAAGCCGCAGGCGCGGTTCGCAGTGTTCCACTGCGCCGACACGCTGGAATATGCCGGCCGCCAGGACGGGGCGACGCTGCTGCGGCCCGGCCATCCGGGCGCGGTGCGGGACGGATATGTCCAGCTCGCCGCCGCGGAGGATTGGGGCGGCGCACCCACCGCCACCGACGCGCCCAAGGACGATTGGGGCCAGGGCAGCCCGGCCGCGGAGCCCGAGGATAAGCGGATTCCGATCCGCTACTACGAGAGCATCGACCTCTACGACGCCTTCAACCCGCAGACGATCCTGGCCTACGACCTCAACGGCAAGCCGCTGCCGGTCTCGAACGGCGCCCCCCTGCGCCTGCGGGTCGAGCGCCAGCTCGGCTACAAGCAGGCCAAGTACGTGATGCGGGTCGAGATGGTGGAGTCGCTCGCCGGGATAGGCCAGGGCGGCGGCGGTTACTGGGAGGATCGCGGCTACGAGTGGTACGCGGGGATCTGA
- a CDS encoding cytochrome b/b6 domain-containing protein → MAASPALEAPETVDRQGRRWFYRHPLVIRLAHWINAAVLLVLLMSGLQIFNAHPALYWGAVSTFDDPALAITSEQGRDGRNRGVVTVGSRTLDTTGVLGLSKQGGTEVERAFPSWATLPADQDLATGRRWHFLFAWLLVINGAVYLLYGLVSGQLRRRLIPDGDQIRDFGGSVKEHLLLRFPEGTEAKRYNVIQKLTYLVLVLGLLPAMVLAGLAMSPGMDAAWPWLTELFGGRQSARSVHFIAAGLIVLFVVVHVLLVLVSGLVNNMRGMITGWFSLGRDRETAR, encoded by the coding sequence TTGGCCGCCTCCCCTGCCCTCGAAGCCCCCGAGACCGTCGACCGGCAGGGCCGCCGGTGGTTCTACCGCCACCCGCTCGTGATCCGGCTGGCGCACTGGATCAACGCCGCGGTGCTGCTGGTGCTGCTCATGAGCGGCCTGCAGATCTTCAACGCGCATCCGGCCCTCTACTGGGGCGCGGTCTCGACCTTCGACGATCCGGCCCTCGCCATCACCAGCGAGCAGGGCCGCGACGGCAGGAACCGCGGCGTCGTGACGGTCGGCTCCCGCACCCTCGACACCACCGGGGTGCTCGGCCTGTCGAAGCAGGGCGGCACCGAGGTGGAGCGGGCCTTCCCGTCCTGGGCGACCCTGCCGGCCGATCAGGACCTCGCCACCGGGCGGCGCTGGCACTTCCTGTTCGCGTGGCTCCTCGTGATCAACGGCGCGGTCTACCTGCTCTACGGGCTGGTCTCGGGCCAGCTCCGCCGCCGGCTGATCCCGGACGGGGACCAGATCCGCGACTTCGGCGGCTCCGTGAAAGAGCACCTGCTCCTGCGCTTCCCCGAGGGCACGGAGGCCAAGCGCTACAACGTCATCCAGAAGCTGACCTACCTCGTCCTCGTGCTGGGCCTGCTGCCCGCCATGGTGCTCGCCGGCCTCGCCATGTCGCCCGGGATGGATGCCGCGTGGCCCTGGCTGACCGAGCTGTTCGGCGGCCGGCAATCGGCACGCAGCGTCCACTTCATCGCCGCCGGTTTGATCGTCCTGTTCGTGGTGGTCCACGTGCTGCTCGTGCTGGTCTCCGGCCTGGTCAACAACATGCGCGGCATGATCACCGGCTGGTTCAGCCTCGGCCGCGATCGGGAGACCGCGCGATGA
- a CDS encoding aspartate carbamoyltransferase catalytic subunit: MTTPAPLAFPHRHLLGIEGLTRPDIEGLLDAADSAVDISRQVEKKRTTLRGRTQINLFFEPSTRTQSSFELAGKRLGADVMNMSVASSSVKKGETLIDTAATLNAMRPDIIVVRHESAGAVHLLARKVDCAVVNAGDGAHEHPTQALLDALTIRRNKGRIEGLQVAICGDVLHSRVARSNIILLQAMGARVRLIAPSTLLPAGIERFGVETFTDMRKGLVGCDIVMMLRLQRERMNGSFVPSVKEYFRYFGLDGDKLALAKPDALVMHPGPMNRGVEISSEIADGAQSLIREQVEMGVAVRMAVLEALARHLPNE; the protein is encoded by the coding sequence ATGACGACGCCCGCGCCCCTGGCCTTCCCGCACCGGCACCTCCTCGGTATCGAGGGCCTGACCCGGCCCGACATCGAGGGCCTGCTCGACGCCGCCGATTCCGCCGTCGACATCTCGCGGCAGGTGGAGAAGAAGCGCACGACGCTCAGGGGCCGCACGCAGATCAACCTGTTCTTCGAGCCCTCGACCCGGACGCAGTCGTCCTTCGAGCTCGCCGGCAAGCGGCTCGGGGCCGACGTGATGAACATGTCGGTGGCCTCGTCCTCGGTGAAGAAGGGCGAGACCCTGATCGACACCGCCGCGACCCTGAACGCCATGCGGCCCGACATCATCGTGGTCCGCCACGAATCGGCCGGCGCCGTGCACCTCCTCGCCCGCAAGGTCGACTGCGCGGTGGTCAATGCCGGCGACGGCGCCCACGAGCACCCGACTCAGGCGCTCCTCGACGCGCTCACCATCCGCCGCAACAAGGGCCGGATCGAGGGGCTGCAGGTGGCGATCTGCGGCGACGTCCTGCATTCGCGAGTGGCGCGCTCCAACATCATCCTGCTGCAGGCGATGGGCGCGCGGGTCCGCCTGATCGCGCCCTCGACCCTGCTGCCGGCCGGGATCGAGCGCTTCGGCGTCGAGACCTTCACCGACATGCGAAAAGGTCTCGTCGGCTGCGACATCGTGATGATGCTGCGCCTCCAGCGGGAGCGCATGAACGGCTCCTTCGTGCCGTCCGTGAAGGAGTATTTCCGGTACTTCGGCCTCGACGGCGACAAGCTGGCGCTCGCCAAGCCCGACGCGCTGGTGATGCATCCGGGGCCGATGAACCGCGGCGTCGAGATCTCCTCGGAGATCGCCGACGGGGCGCAGTCGCTGATCCGCGAGCAGGTGGAGATGGGCGTCGCCGTGCGCATGGCCGTGCTGGAGGCGCTCGCCCGGCACCTGCCGAACGAGTAA
- a CDS encoding phosphoribosyl-ATP diphosphatase — protein MTAYTLADLAALVASRAGTDPATSYTAKLLSEGPAKAAKKLGEEAVEAAIAAVQGDRTGLTNEAADVLYHLVVLLRAGGVELSAVMAELERRTAQSGIAEKAARRHA, from the coding sequence ATGACCGCCTACACGCTCGCCGACCTCGCCGCCCTCGTGGCGAGCCGCGCCGGGACCGATCCGGCCACCTCCTATACGGCCAAGCTCCTGTCGGAGGGCCCCGCCAAGGCGGCCAAGAAGCTCGGCGAGGAGGCGGTCGAGGCGGCGATCGCGGCCGTGCAGGGCGACAGGACCGGCCTGACGAACGAGGCCGCGGACGTGCTCTACCACCTCGTCGTGCTGCTCCGGGCGGGCGGCGTCGAGCTCAGCGCCGTCATGGCCGAGCTGGAGCGCCGGACGGCCCAGAGCGGCATCGCCGAGAAGGCCGCGAGGCGCCACGCGTGA
- the coaA gene encoding type I pantothenate kinase, with the protein MNAAALPGSVEAILEASDRLSPYRRFSRDEWAQLRADTPLTLNQEDLERLQSINDPISVEEVVAIYLPLSRLLSLYVAATQGLFKATQRFLLAERESKAPYIIGLAGSVAVGKSTTARILASLLARWPNTPKVDLVTTDGFLLPNADLAANGLMERKGFPESYDTAALLRFLNDVKAGHRRVTAPLYSHLVYDRVPGEERVVESPDILIVEGLNVLQPARLPRDGTAIPFVSDFFDFSIYLDGHEDDLHRWYVTRFMKLRQTAFRDPRSYFRKYAEIAESDALDIADRLWTTINLPNLRENILPTRQRASLILTKGASHRIESVALRRL; encoded by the coding sequence GTGAACGCGGCCGCGCTGCCGGGCTCCGTCGAGGCGATCCTCGAAGCCTCGGACCGGCTCTCGCCCTATCGCCGCTTCAGCCGGGACGAGTGGGCGCAGCTGCGCGCCGACACGCCGCTCACCCTCAACCAGGAGGATCTGGAGCGCCTGCAGTCGATCAACGACCCGATCTCGGTGGAGGAGGTCGTGGCGATCTACCTGCCGCTGTCGCGTCTCCTGTCGCTCTACGTCGCGGCGACGCAGGGCCTGTTCAAGGCGACGCAGCGCTTCCTGCTCGCCGAGCGCGAGTCCAAGGCCCCCTACATCATCGGGCTGGCCGGCTCGGTGGCGGTGGGCAAGTCCACCACCGCCCGCATCCTGGCCTCCCTGCTGGCGCGCTGGCCCAACACCCCGAAGGTCGACCTCGTCACCACGGACGGCTTCCTGCTGCCCAACGCGGACCTGGCCGCCAACGGGCTGATGGAGCGCAAGGGGTTTCCCGAGAGCTACGACACCGCCGCCCTGCTGCGCTTCCTCAACGACGTGAAGGCCGGCCACCGGCGCGTGACCGCGCCGCTCTACTCGCACCTCGTCTACGACCGGGTGCCCGGGGAGGAGCGGGTGGTGGAGAGCCCCGACATCCTGATCGTCGAGGGCCTGAACGTGCTCCAGCCGGCCCGCCTGCCGCGGGACGGCACCGCGATCCCGTTCGTGTCCGACTTCTTCGACTTCTCGATCTATCTCGACGGCCACGAGGACGATCTGCACCGCTGGTACGTCACGCGCTTCATGAAGCTGCGCCAGACCGCCTTCCGCGACCCGCGCTCCTACTTCCGGAAATACGCCGAGATCGCGGAATCCGACGCGCTCGACATCGCCGACCGGCTCTGGACCACGATCAACCTGCCCAACCTGCGGGAGAACATCCTGCCGACGCGCCAGCGGGCGAGCCTGATCCTGACCAAGGGCGCGAGCCACCGGATCGAGAGCGTGGCCCTGCGGCGGCTGTGA